Below is a window of Bifidobacterium asteroides DNA.
CCGGGGCCGGCAGGTCATGGCCAACATGGAGCGTGTGGCCGGCCTCTTCCTGGTCAAGACCGTCTACTCGGCCCTGATCTCCCTGGGAGTGGTCCTGACCGGCATCCCCTTCCCTTACCTGCCCCGGCACATCACCTACATCGGCGCCCTGACCATCGGCACGCCGGCCTTCTTCCTGGCGCTGGCCCCCAACACCAGGCGCTACCGGCCAGGCTTCCTCAAGCGCGTGGTTACCTTCGCCCTGCCCTCGGGCATCGCCACTGCTTTGATTGTGCTGGCGGCGGCCTGGAGCCTGCCCGGCTTGCTGGGCCTGGACCTGGCCCGGCCCGGTGACCTGGGGCGCTGGCGGTCGGTCTGCGCCATCGTCCTCTTCTGTATGGGCGTGCTGGTCCTGGCCCAGGTGGCCCGGCCCCTGCGCTCTTGGAGGGGCCTACTGGTCCTTTTCTTCGCTGCAGCCGGGGTGATCGGGGCCCTGATCCCCATGGTGGCGCAGTTCTTTGCCATCAGCCTGCCCACTGGTCCGGCCCTGGTCACAACCGTGGCCTTTGCCCTGGTGGGAGCCCTGCTTATGGTCCTGGCCGTCTTGGGCTATCCGGCATGCGCACGTTACATACGCCAAGTAACACATGGGCGCTAAGAATGGAACCTAAAAAGCGCAGATAGCGTCACTGACGGCCTGGGGTCCTCCTGCCGCCGGTCCACGTGGGCGCAAGGGCCGGCGCCTGAGCGTCCAGGGAAGGGGTGGTGCATGTCAGAATCCGCACAAGATGCCGTTCGTTCCGAGCTCAAGGTAGGTTCCGAGGAGTTCGAATACTACCGGATCAGTGACCTGCCGGGAATCGACCACCTGCCCTACAGTCTGCGCATCCTGGCCGAAAATCTGCTGCGGCACCAGAACGGAACCACGGTGACCCGGGACCAGCTGGATCAACTGTTGGACTGGGACCCCAAGGCCCAGTCCAGCAGGGAGATCCAATTCACCCCCGCCCGGGTGCTCATGCAGGACTTCACCGGCGTACCCTGCATGGTCGACCTGGCCACCATGCGCGATGCCGTCAAGGCCCTGGGCGCCGACCCCTCCCTGGTCAACCCGCTCATCCCCGCGCAGATGGTCATCGACCACTCCGTTCAGGTGGACAGCTCGGGCGTGCCCGGTGCCCTGGAACACAACATGGATCTGGAATACCAGCGCAACAGTGAGCGCTACCGCTTCCTGCGCTGGAGCCAGCAGGCCTTCCAAAACTTCGGCGTGGTGCCCCCGGGGACCGGCATCATCCACCAGGTCAACCTGGAATACCTGGCCCAGGTGGTCATGCGCAGGGACAGGACCCAGGGGGAGGGGCCGGCCCTGGTCTACCCGGACTCCTGCGTGGGCACCGACTCCCACACCACCATGGTCAACGGCTTGGGTGTGCTGGGCTGGGGCGTAGGCGGCATCGAGGCCGAGGCGGCCATGCTGGGCCAGCCCATCTCCATGCTGGTGCCCCAGGTCGTGGGCTTCAAGCTGACCGGATCCATTGCCGAAGGGGTCACCGCCACCGACGTGGTGCTGACCGTGACCCAGATGCTGCGCGAGGTGGGCGTGGTGGGCCGGTTCGTGGAGTTCCACGGCAAGGGCCTGGCCCAAGTCCCCCTGGCCAACCGGGCCACCCTGGGCAACATGAGCCCTGAATTCGGTTCCACCTGCGCCATCTTCCCCATCGACCAAATCACCCTGGACTACCTGCGTCTGACCGGCCGCAGTGACGACCATGTGCGTCTGGTGGAGGCCTATGCCAAGGCCAACGGCCTGTGGATGGACCCGGAGGATGCCGACTGCCCGGAGCCCGAGTATTCGCAGGTGCTGGAGCTTGATTTGTCTACGGTGCGTCCATCCATTGCAGGTCCCAGGCGCCCTCAGGACCGCATCCCGCTGGACCAGGCCCAGAAGACCTTCCAACGGGACCTTAAGGATTACAGCGATCAGGGCAGGGGCAACGGCGAGGCTGTGCCGGTCAAGGAGGCCGACGGCAGCGAGTTCAGCCTGCGCGACGGGGATGTGGTCATCGCGGCCATCACCTCATGCACCAACACCTCCAACCCTTCGGTCATGGTGGCCGCCGGTCTGCTGGCCCGTCAGGCGCGCGCCCGGGGCCTCAAGCCCAAGCCCTGGGTCAAGACCTCGCTGGCTCCCGGCTCCCAGGTAGTGACGGACTATCTGAACCGGACCGGCCTGAGCAAGGACCTGGACGCCTTGGGCTTCGAGCTGGTCGGCTACGGCTGCACCACATGCATCGGCAACTCCGGCCCCCTGGACCCGGCAATCCACCAGGCCATCGCTGATCATGACCTGACGGTGACGGCCGTGCTCTCGGGCAACAGGAACTTTGAGGGCCGCATCAGCCCGGATGTGAAGATGAACTACCTGGCCTCGCCGCCCCTGGTCGTGGCGTACGCCCTGGCCGGCATCATGGACTTCGACCCCTGGCGCGACCCCCTGGGTCAGGACAGCCAGGGCAACCCGATCATGCTGGCGGACATCTGGCCCTCCCAGAAGGCTATCGAGTCTGTGGTGGGTACCGCCCTGGACCGGGACATGTACCTGCGCGACTATGCGGATGTCTTCGGCGGGGATGAGCGCTGGCGGAAGCTGGAGGTGCCGGAAGGCGAGCTCTTCCACTGGAGCCAGGATTCCACCTACATCCGTCGTCAGACCTTCTTCGACGGCATGAAGGCTCAGCCCGACCCCCTGGAGGACATCCACGGGGCCCGGGTGCTGGCCATGCTGGGGGATTCGGTCACTACTGACCACATCTCGCCCGCAGGGGCCATCAAGGCCGATGCACCGGCCGGCCGTTACCTGCAGGAGCAT
It encodes the following:
- the acnA gene encoding aconitate hydratase AcnA, which produces MSESAQDAVRSELKVGSEEFEYYRISDLPGIDHLPYSLRILAENLLRHQNGTTVTRDQLDQLLDWDPKAQSSREIQFTPARVLMQDFTGVPCMVDLATMRDAVKALGADPSLVNPLIPAQMVIDHSVQVDSSGVPGALEHNMDLEYQRNSERYRFLRWSQQAFQNFGVVPPGTGIIHQVNLEYLAQVVMRRDRTQGEGPALVYPDSCVGTDSHTTMVNGLGVLGWGVGGIEAEAAMLGQPISMLVPQVVGFKLTGSIAEGVTATDVVLTVTQMLREVGVVGRFVEFHGKGLAQVPLANRATLGNMSPEFGSTCAIFPIDQITLDYLRLTGRSDDHVRLVEAYAKANGLWMDPEDADCPEPEYSQVLELDLSTVRPSIAGPRRPQDRIPLDQAQKTFQRDLKDYSDQGRGNGEAVPVKEADGSEFSLRDGDVVIAAITSCTNTSNPSVMVAAGLLARQARARGLKPKPWVKTSLAPGSQVVTDYLNRTGLSKDLDALGFELVGYGCTTCIGNSGPLDPAIHQAIADHDLTVTAVLSGNRNFEGRISPDVKMNYLASPPLVVAYALAGIMDFDPWRDPLGQDSQGNPIMLADIWPSQKAIESVVGTALDRDMYLRDYADVFGGDERWRKLEVPEGELFHWSQDSTYIRRQTFFDGMKAQPDPLEDIHGARVLAMLGDSVTTDHISPAGAIKADAPAGRYLQEHGIAPRDFNSYGSRRGNHEVMVRGTFGNIRLRNQLLASVGLNVRPGGFTYDFLNGQETTIFDAAQDYARQGTPLVVLAGSEYGTGSSRDWAAKGTRMLGVRAVIARSFERIHRSNLIGMGVLPLEFPAGQSAQSLGLDGQETYDLIGVDALNSSLPEQVQVCAQRPDGSRVEFAAKVRIDTPGEAEYYRNGGILQYVLRGLLARVDQDA